Genomic window (Vidua macroura isolate BioBank_ID:100142 chromosome 3, ASM2450914v1, whole genome shotgun sequence):
ACTATGAAAGCTATGCACCAACTAAACCCCTCCAAAACTCTGAAACATGTAGGGCTTAACGAGACCAATTCCGTTGGCCCCTGTGTaaagaggaattttttcccagtgttaAGATTACATTAAGGCACATAGTGGGATATCTTGAGAACAGTTTTGTGAGGTGTGATCATGTTTCCCCGAAAAACTGGGAATATTGtactttgttttaataaatttaaactATTACTTTAAATCCCATGATACTTATTATGCAGACTTATAGTCTATGCTGACTACACTGGGAAAGGCCAGAGAGCCACATCTAGCTTGATAATATGAAACAGACCCCATCTATTCTCAGCTCTGGCATACAAGTGCACTTCACTACGCAGAACAGAGTCTGGGTTCCAGTGTGCAACATCCCCTCCCAATCAAAGCAGCCCAGCCAAGTGTCTGGGTTGTATTATTTCAGTattaaagtgaattttttctttctttttttcttgttttttaaatgaagattgGACTatgcttttccatttcatgCACTTGCTGAAAGTCTTTTCTCTCCTCATTGTCCTGTAGCTCTCTAACTATTACTAAAACTTTGATCTTTGCATCAATAATGGAAGACAAGTTGGAGGACTACAAAAACTATATGGAGCGCTTTCTCATTTTAAGTTAGTGTGgacttttttaaacaaataatattaaaaaaaaaaaaaagagaaggctaAACTGACTACACAAGCATCCTGCGCATATGCACATAATCCTACCTAACATTTCTTACAGTTATTAAGTACAGCTGTCAACCACAACCCTTCAGATACAAAAACTTGAAGGGCTTGGAGTAATTTTAGAAGAGTGGGGATTAAGGTATCTTACTAGAAATAAGTAAGAATCATCTTGAGATGGcctctccctctttcctgtCAGATACAAGTCAAATTCATCCAGCCACCCCTGCTCCAAATAGtgtaaatataataaaatttgaTTCCAAATGAGAATCTCTCTACAACAATACTACCATAAGTTGCAGATTAAATACAAATCAAATTATGTTGACTCCACAGTTGTTTAGTATGACAGGTGGACACGAGTTGGGCACAATTTGGCCATTGTGTTCACATTCTAGTTGAAAAAATGTCATATGTGTGGAAAATTCgaggaaagaaacagaatagTAAAGACAGTCCCTTGTTTCACAGTGGATAACTTCAAAACTTCCCAACTAAAGGCTATTCAACCAGAGTGCTAGCTTCCCATATATCCTCCTTCTTCCTTGGAACAAGCCATCAACTGAAGCTGCAGCCAATATTTGTAGTTATCAGAAAGAGCCAGTAATATAAGATTAGCATTGCAAGGTTCCAAAAGGTCTTCTTACAGAGCTAGTGTGTCTGCCAGCACTACACTGAAAATGAGACTGAGACAACTTTTAACTGTTCACTGAACTTTGGAAACTTTCGGACATACCAGAACGGCTTAAATActccaaaaccaaacagatcAGCAGAACCTGACATGTTAGGGTTTAAAGGTCTTGGCTATTTTCTGTTCCAAGTGTATTGGATAAAACTGAATTCAATACCTCTTGCCAGCATATAATCAAGAGCCTCATTTGAAAGAGTTGTCAGGGTTAATGCATAgacatagaaaaagaaagaaaaagaaaaccatggTAAAATTTCTTTGTAGCTCAAACAATTTGGGCATACATGCTATGAATAGACATGCTTCCTTCTAGTGAATAGCCCATCTCCAAGCCAAAAGATAATACTTTTAGAAGCTCAGAGCCAAAGTTCCTTCTAAAAAAAAGTTCCTTATGGCCCGAAGTCACTTGATCCCATCTCAGTTTGCCCAAGGTTTGATATTGCCCAACCTTCTATCACGTGAGATAGAATAACCATTGTATACGCACATTGGTCAAactctaaaaacaaaacaaaacaatatatGAAGTGTAATCAACTGTTTCAAAAATCATCTCCCATTCAAGTCAAGTCTGAAGTACCAAGGCAGAAAGGAACATCAAACAACAATACTGACTAATACACTGCCCAAATCAGCAGCAGTGCTACAGGTCTCTTCTGACGGGCATTAGGGCATTTGGAGAATGTCTGTGCTTCccaaggtgatttttttcctaagaagaACAGTAAAACTTCACCTGTACACAGATACTGTACAAGGTTCATTCAAGTATTTCCTTTAGGAAATGGACAGTGGAAGGACACTTTCAACACTAAAAAATTTCATTGCATCCTGCTTGTGCCCATACATGCTTTGATTAATAAGTCTTCCAGTCACTTTACTCTTTGACAGTTCTGGGGCTGATGTGCACTTAGCAGCCCAACTGGTGAGTTTCATCCCAGATTCTTCCTTGTTAGAAGGCTCCTTCTCGATCCATTCCTTTGGAACtcttaattttaatattttatttatgaaattagAATTCACTATAATTTGACAAGCACTGACATATTCTACGGAGATGCTTCCTTCTCAGTCTACAAGCACAGCTCAGCTAAGCTCTTAGTATCCTGGCATCCCATCCCAAGTTTCTCTTTAAGTACAGTGCCATATTTTTGGCAGTAACAACTTCACAATGAGCAGCTCCCTTGATTTCATTTGTGATAAATGTCGGATTCAAATCCAGGTTTTCAGAGGTGAAAGGCTAAGGAAGTAACCGAACATATTTGATGCCCAAAACAGTCTTGCAACAGTATAGTTACACTCCCAAACTATTTCCTCAATGAAATGCATGAACTCAGAGCAGATCCAGTGTATTAACTAGTCTTTTCTATTTTGTTCAAGAACCATGAAATCTAAAGAAGGAGTGGGACTCCAAATTCAACTGTTATTTTACAAGTctttcagaaaagcaaagctaACAGGCTCAGAAGCCAACTTAGGATGGGAAAGGAGATTGAAGTTTCTTCGTCTGGgacttgcttttgttttcaaagagaCAGGAGAAGCTGCAAACATACTTTTCTCCTTGCTCTATGTTCAATACGTACTGACCACTTTCAGAAAACCATTGTCCAGCATGCTTCACGTGGCAGCCTTCACATTGCTTACTGTATTATATTCATTCATCAGTTGTTCATAAGGCACAGAAAGTTCTAGCTCATTATTGGTAAAGGTAGATTCATCAGAGGATGGGAATTTTACcaatttttttgcagtttcaGATTCCTCTGCAAGATTATCATCCATAGAGGATTTTGACGTTTCCTCATCATCTGAGATATCTTCctcttcatcatcatcttcatttaCAAATGTAATATTGGCATTCTCAAATATTAAGGGCCGATAGTCTCTGGAATCCCAcacttcaccttcttcttcactaATCCTGTCCAGCTGGTTCACAAACATGGTTCCTTCTAGAGGGCTGTCTCCAGTATGTTTGTCATGGAGGGGTCTCAGTACATGACCATTTTGAATGTCCAGGGAAGCCTCATCATACTCAAAGGACTCTGTCTTTGTGTAAGTCACCTGAACATCGATACTGGCATTCATTTGTTTGGCATTTTCCACTATTATCATTTTGTCATTGCTTGTCTTCAGGGCCTTCTTCCCAATTTGCTTTATGAGGTCATTGTAGGTCTCTTCCTTCTTTGAAAGAAAGCTGAAGATGTTGACATCCTTTGAGGTACCCatctgaagggtttttttaggcCGAGGGTGGTTCTCAAAtgactcttttctttttttcctccgtTTCTTGATTGCTTTGTGGACTTCCACAAACATACTGACCTTCCAGTTAACAAAGAGTGAGAGCCAAGCTAGTCCCAGATAGATCCATAACTCCACAAAATATCTGTAAAGCGCATGATAGTTTGCATCTGGATTTACACctacaggaaattaaaaacaaaaacattactGTAAGAAGACTCACAGCTGATAAACCTTTGAAGTTATGACCCTGAGAATTGTTCTCTTTCTCACTATAAGAGCCTTTTTATTTGAACACCGGTCAGAGAGGTAGCGAGtggggaaatgaaagaaaaacttgaTCACACATCTTCCAGTTCTTGGTCACACATATTGTGACCACTGgactaacaaaataaaaaagaagcataTTTATCCTCTCCTTGTAAGATATAAAAGTGaacattttcctgtttaaaaattacaagTCTTCTTCCTGCCACTGAAGTATGCATATATAGGTACCTTCCTTGAGAAAAAGATTTGGAGTTCCACTTATGAGGACCAAAGTGCTGAACAAAGCAGTGGCTTTTAGAGAAAGAAGAGGTTTAGGAGGAGAGAGGAGTATGCTCAGCATTCCCCACTGACTAGTTCTAGGCAGGTGTAGAAAACATTGCCCTGTGCCTACACATCCTGCTTAGTATATTGGATCTCATTCAAAGGTGCACAACTAACATGGTGGGCAAGGTAGCTTCTTGCCTGAAATACAGACCTGGGTACCAGATGGACTTATGGACTCTAGAACTTGTCTGCAAAATTAATCCAATAAAGGCCTTAGGTGTCTACACCAACACTGAAGAGCCAGATCTAGTCCACTGGATCAGTACCCAGCTTTAACAGAATGTTCTATCTTGCAAAATGTGCTGGTAAAGCTTAGAAAACATCTTTTCAAATTAAGAGTTTGGAAGTAGAATTGCCTCACTATGCATGTAATGaaataatacataaaatacaaTTACTGACCAGCAACAAAATCTCCAAATCCTATGGTGGTGATAGTGATGAATGAGAAATAGAGGCCTTCAATGTAATTCCATCCTTCAGTCATCATGAAGACAAAGGGAGGAATAACCAGATGGACCAACACACCCCAAACAATGAATATAGCCGTGCATGTGATTTGGGCTTTCCTCTGcgaagaaaaaagaaaaagtcagggaaagatctcaatttttttttccccacccatGGTACCAAGAATCATCTGACAGTACCAGATATTTGTTTTGTGCTAACAATTTAGCTACCATAATTAAAAGTCCCTAAAAGTGACTGAAGTAAAcacacttttttgttttctcttaggCATAACTCCCtattcttttgttgttttttattatttgctcATAGTTTCCTTTCACGCTCTTGGAAGAGTTTAAGAAGTCCCTAGTATTTTATAAATTAGCATGGGATATAGACATACCACTCTAGTCTAAAAAGCCATCAGTACCtctaattttccttttactcATTTGAATACAGAAGATCAGAAGCGTTTTAAGTTGtttctttcccatttctgtttccttccctttgcCACTCATGCCAACCTCTGTACAAACCTCCACATACACATGTACTTCACTAttattttctgtactttctTCTCAGGTGTAAACCCAAGAAATTTCTTGCTCTGATTCTAAAACCAGGACCTAAAGCAGTCCCAGTGCCCTCCAGGCACTATCACCCTGCATTGCCTCCCATTTCTGTGCAGAGATAGAACTAAGAATTCACTTGcagtggggaagggaggagaaagaaacccaaacaaatcatcaccaaaaaaacaacaaaatgctgcaaacaaaaaagcaaaagccagtAACTCAGAACAAAAGACTGTTTTGCAGTAGGTTCACTGCACAGCAGGAAATATTTGTGCTAGCATGCAGTTAGGTGGAAGCCAAGCAGGACAGTGTATTTTCATTCCTGTGCCTGAGGACCTTGAATGAAACATTTGTGAAATGGAGCCTTGTGTACATTTCTAATGGTCTTTAATTGTTCTAATGGTCTTTAATGTAAGTAGTACCAAAGGTTTTTAAGAGATCTCATTTTGCTGAACTTCTTGCAGAACTAACATATCCCTCTTTTAGTTCCCCATCCCTCTTTTAGTTCTTTCAACGCAACACCATTTAGGAAAATTTGTGCAAGTGTTCATTTACTACAAGATAAGCAGGCAAGTTAGCTTAATTCATGCATCAAAACTACACAGTTCAAGGGTAAACAAGTAAGGGCTTACCAGGCTTACTCCTCTTTTCGTCAGAAACTGGCCCAGCCTCTTGGCACGTCCTCCGAAGAATTTCCCCAGAGCACTGATCCACGTCAAGCAGAGAGGGACTCCAAAAAGCCCATAAAATATGCAGAAGAGACGCCCAGCATGTGTCTTTGGGGAAACATTTCCATAACCTGAAAGAGATAAGTATGTCCTCCATCTGTTCTGGCTGAAGAGAATTCAAGGTAATTCTACCTGTGCACAAAACAACACTGTGTGGGCTCCTACTGTGTTGGGCACTCCTTATTTCACCATCTAAAAGGGATTTAGTTTACTCCAGCTGCTCATCTTCTGCAACTGGATGTGTTCCAATTCTACTCTAACAAACACGTATTCCATTACTGCACTTGAAGTGTTCCGTAGATTTTGTGCATCTTTTTCTGGACAAGATGGgataaatagaaaagaaagctCATCTCAAAACTTCTAATATGATGTCCTAATCTTAAGCAGCATTGTTAAAACTTGACTGATTTAATTTTACAGAATGAAACTCAAAATTCATCCTGAAGCTAGCTCCCAGGTGAAAGATCCACTATACACATTTAACTTGTGACCTGGTACCTTTGTAGTGTAAGAGCTTGTGAGTTAAGTGCAAGGCAAGTAAGTGCAAGATATTTCAAATGAATTTAGTTCTTTGCTGGTCACAGAACGCAACAGGGCATTACAGATTCAGGTTCTAAAATCAGTAGCCTATTTTCTCAGCTTCTGACAGAGTCTTCTTATTTAGGTGTCTTACTGACTTCAACATTTTTCATAAATTATAATATAAGTTGAGTATtgtgaattttaaataataaagaaaaccaCAGTACTGCAAATGGTTTAACAGTAAGACTTCTACATTCAGTCCTCTCTGGTTATtttgcattcctttttttttttttttttttttcttttgtaattgtGCAACAAGTGTGTAACAACACCATATAGCAAAgatttttctgtaaaagcagAAGGCAAATGATATTGAGTTCTGAAAGCCTATATATCACAGGAGAAAGAAGTCTTCCAGTGCAGAAGATCTTGTAAGTACAAATCAGTAGTgatatttaaaaagcagcagttgTTCTGATTCACCTTTTTTTAAGAGGTGGATTAAAAGTATAGTTAGTTCTGCAAGCCAGGAACACTGATAATTTAGTAGTAGCTCAAGAGAATGCATGTGTGTAACAAGACAGCAATCCAAAAAACCTCATATGCACTTGCCTTAGGTATTAGTTTAATTGAATGTTTTGTTACTTTTGTTTTGGAATTTTACGATTTGGAAATTTAAATGCATAAATCAATGGAACTGGAATGACACCAAACAACCCCAACAGCACCTTTAATCCATTACTTATTGGAAAGGCACACTTTTCTCTTCTGTACACACATGGAGAGGGTGCCAAAACCCTTGGTTTTTCCTCCATGCATCTGCAGGTGAACACATATTTTAGGCAGCTCCAGCCACGGGGACTTTATTCGGTGGCTACCTTGACATAGAAATGGGAAAGTACAAAAACAGTAGAGCCTACAGAAAACTACAGCTAGGAAGGTTGACATAGTAAATATTTACCGATTGTCGTGATCACAGTAGCAGCAAAGATCACAGCGTTAGGCCAATTCCAGTTGTTGAAAGTATTGTTCCCAGTGATGGCAACCCCCTGTCCAGCAGCATCTGACACAATCTGTAAGGAAAAAGTAACAATCAATCTTGTAGAATCCTGGCAgcctaaaaaaagaaatgtgccTGTCCCTCTCAGGTTTTCCCCCTTAGCTCATACTTTCAAAATAATCTCTTGAGTTTTTTGTGAAGGCTGGCCTAGTATATTCACTAACAATAATTTTATGAAATACTAAAAACTTTCTTcacataagaaaaattaatgcagGTGCTCTGACATTTCAATAGGGAGTTTTAATTAGATAAACTTTTACTTGACTTACAAGTTTAAACCAAATGGATCTCTTCCAGAGAGCAAATAACACTCTGCAGACTGAACTAGCATTTAACCTCCAGTGCAGATTTTGAATTTGGTTTAATATTAGGGACATGTTCAGAACTACTATGCATTTCAAAACACTGGTACATGCCTCAGCTTGACTTGCGTATGAATGTCATAGAATCCTTGGCAAAGCTCATGTGATTCATGTTAATTCACCTGCTGTCTCTACCGAACTCAAACCATCTAAAAGCAAACAGTAAAACTGTACTTTtcaaagacagagaaattaacttttttttttcaaagcatttcatGCAACAGGATTCCAATCATTGTCCTTGAATCAGGCACTTTTCTTCTCCCACGCTGGAATCTGGTATGCCATGATAAATGCAAATCACTAATTATTATTAGTGCAGAAAGTGCAAGTTTTAGATCAAAACCATGCATCTTGCTGATTCTGGAGTGCACTTTGACCTCTccaaagtaaaaggaaaaaaccaaacagataTACTATATTCTCTCTGGGAAATCTCTAGTTATTTAAATGTTTGCCCTGTAACATCATGATGCAGTTAAAGCCTTACCATGTTactctgcttttttcccttcagtgtaAACACTGAACAAAACTCTAAGGTTACGTCAACAGACAGAAAAAGTGAAGATATTTCCAAATATTGTTTTATAATGTTACCCACTGTCTGCATTTCTCTGTCAGTAAGTGTTGAACATAGAAACTATCAGcagctaaatattttaaaaactggaagCAATATACtgtaaaaaatttttttttagaaataaacatGACAAGTGATGATTATCTTAAACTGGCAAGAACTTTTAAAGGCAACAACCAACTCTTCCTTCCCCCATcaccccttccttcctttcgACTTGATTAAGATCTGATCTTGGACCCAGCAGAGACTCAACACAAAGTTCAATCACTACTGAAAACATACACAAGTTAACACAGGTTTTAATTATTCTTGAGACTTATTACATATCACCACCCTCCTACTGTAATAAAAATGCCCTCAAAGTGAATGTATTGTACATATACAAGATGCAcacaatttaattaaaaatgcactttCAACACACAGGCTGTTCCAGCAGATAAAAGGAGAAGCATTGAAAGTCAATGAAGGTAAagaactagatttttttttttctcctggtaaACTCAAAGTGTGTGTAGAACTGGATGCAGTGTCTTTCCATAGCCTACAGGCTCTGGATAGAAAAGGGGCAGAGTTCTCACCAAGGCACTCATTTATCATGAGAAAGTGGTGTACAAATGAGAAGCCATCCTAAAACAGGCAGGTTGAGAGCATGCAAGTAAAACACACAAAccctcttccaaaaaaaaaaaggatcagaAGAGCTCATCTGAGAAGAAACCAATCAAAGTACAGTCATTCATTTCTGCCATGGTCTGCAGAGGAACTTCCTGGAAGTCCCAAAGGACATCCAAATCACCTGGAAAACACAATCTGTTATCTATTATTCTTGAAAAGATGCCTTGGCTTCTTCCATTGCCTAAATGTTACACTAAGCGCCAGTTTTCCAGTCATTTTCCATTCCATAATCagacttggattttttttttagttgttgtttCCTCACAGAGCAAGTGATCTCTGAGAGACCCAGTGAACTATCCACTCCCATTGTCATGGGCTGTCATCTCATTGCATTAATCCACCTTGGCCTGACCTTATGAGCTCAGTTTCCCAGAACATACAGTTATGTCAAGACCTGCCAGGATTTGAGGTCTGGAGGTCTAAAGAGGCTCCAGATCTGAGGGGAAGAACCTGCTGGACCAAGTGGCACACAGCTGCCCTTCACAGCCAGGCAGCTAACAACATGGGGGAGATGGCCAGCTCTACAAGTTATATGAACCCTGGGTATAGTGAACCACAGATAATTTTCCAGACACAGCTGACATCCTCTTCCTGTCCCTATTTGCACACAGCTATTGGCCATTAGCACACAGTTATTTAAGATCTACAGTCCAGTCTTCTAAGTTACTTTATGCCTGCAATAAGTCTGAATGCACTATATGCattccagctgcaggaacaaAGACAGTCACAAAACACGCTTATATAGCTTTGGTGCTGTGGGAAATATGTAGCTGCTTTCCAAGCAGCTTAACTTTTGCAcatactgaaataattaaacttttggctttaaaaaaaacccgaaaaaatccccaaaacaacaacaacaacaacaaaaaacctcaaaaaaaaagtgagtggGCACTATACAACTGAACAGCAAACatggttgtgtttttttgcttGGCAAATCTATTAGGGTCTAATGTCAGAGATGCCTTTATTTTCATATGCTAGGATACAGAATGCCCCAAGCTGGATGTGCTTGATTTCCTAAACTACAGAAAACTTCCACCAAAAAGTCTTTGGATTGTAAAATACGAGGCAAGGAAGAAGAGGGTAGATGGTGCAAGTGTTAATATCTTGaaagatgtaattttaaaacaccttttcaAGTATGACTAAAtgcaaaagctgaaaataactAACTCATATATTGCCTTAGGTCTCACCTCAAGAAAGTTTATACTGATAAAGGCAGGACTGTTTTAGACACCTGCCATTTGAATCCCCCCCATATGAGTAAGAGTAGGGGTGGAAAATTCTCAAAACAAACTTAAAAATAGCAAGGAGAAGTCTTGGCCCAAACAGGTCACACTGACTGATTTTATTCTAAGAGTTAAGGAATGCAAGAAAATCTTAAGATACTCTAGTAAGGAACAGTTACGTCTGATGACAATAAgcaataggaagaaaaaaggacttCTGGGGTACTCGTGGCCAGATAGACAGATAAACCAGACTGAAGACAGAAGACAATAAACCGGCTATATATAAACTAGAGCAACAGATTCTGCCCCAGAGGTGCCCTATTACATACAGGAAGAACAGCCAGATATTGCTCAGACTCAGATCTCTTTAGAAGAGACTAAAGCCTCTCATGTTATTCAAAGCATTCCCCCGGATATGACACATAGATCTAAGGTCAGCTTTAAGGTTCTCCTAGTGGTATGAACAATTGtcttttgaaatgctgtttttccACAAGAAAGGAGATGTAATTGAACTATTAAGCCTGAAATTAGACCCAATGGCTTTCATTCTACTCTCAACAGTATTACAGTGTGATGGACAATCACAGCTTCGAAAGCAGAATCCATTAAAGCAAGAACTGAAGCATCCTTTGAGGACTCCTAGGCTTTGTCCTCACTTCTGACTCCAAAAGAACATAGGAgtaattttgcttctttctcaAGTTCTTTTATCAAGGATGTAAAGATTTAGCGCAatgaaaaacactgaatttaGAATCTACCAAGTACTTTAGAGACTTTCctagaaggaataaaaaaaagtttaacagCAATCTTTTTTCACATTGACATCTAAATCTTTTATACAAtttgaagaaaacagagaagtgcAGTAGTTATCTAATCATAGGTATGTGTAATACTGACAACTTAGCCAATCACAATACAATTGTCCAGggtaataaattttaaatttaaactatCAGATGAACAGTATACTCCTGTTAATCTTTAACCAGAT
Coding sequences:
- the KCNK5 gene encoding potassium channel subfamily K member 5 — its product is MVDRGPLLTSAIIFYLSIGAAIFEVLEEPHWRSATDNYKRQKTELLKQFPCLGQEGLDRILQIVSDAAGQGVAITGNNTFNNWNWPNAVIFAATVITTIGYGNVSPKTHAGRLFCIFYGLFGVPLCLTWISALGKFFGGRAKRLGQFLTKRGVSLRKAQITCTAIFIVWGVLVHLVIPPFVFMMTEGWNYIEGLYFSFITITTIGFGDFVAGVNPDANYHALYRYFVELWIYLGLAWLSLFVNWKVSMFVEVHKAIKKRRKKRKESFENHPRPKKTLQMGTSKDVNIFSFLSKKEETYNDLIKQIGKKALKTSNDKMIIVENAKQMNASIDVQVTYTKTESFEYDEASLDIQNGHVLRPLHDKHTGDSPLEGTMFVNQLDRISEEEGEVWDSRDYRPLIFENANITFVNEDDDEEEDISDDEETSKSSMDDNLAEESETAKKLVKFPSSDESTFTNNELELSVPYEQLMNEYNTVSNVKAAT